In Ochotona princeps isolate mOchPri1 unplaced genomic scaffold, mOchPri1.hap1 HAP1_SCAFFOLD_4516, whole genome shotgun sequence, a single window of DNA contains:
- the LOC131479117 gene encoding small ribosomal subunit protein uS10-like encodes MMQKQFKGGPETGLQAVEQRLHRIRITLTSKDLPSIERVCSELVNGAKEKNLQVSGPVRLPVKTLRVTTRKSPCGEGTNTWDRFELRIYKRLIDLHSPSDVVRQITSLSIDPGVEVEITMPEI; translated from the exons ATGATGCAGAAACAGTTTAAAGGCGGCCCTGAGACAGGCCTGCAGGCCGTGGAGCAACGGTTGCATCGAATTCGCATTACCCTCACGTCGAAAGATTTACCGTCCATTGAGAGAG TCTGCTCAGAGCTTGTCAACGGAGCAAAGGAGAAAAATTTACAAGTTTCGGGGCCGGTGAGACTTCCCGTGAAAACGCTGCGCGTCACAACTCGCAAGTCGCCTTGCGGAGAAG GTACAAACACGTGGGATCGATTTGAACTGCGCATCTACAAGCGACTGATTGACCTGCATTCACCGAGCGATGTTGTGAGGCAGATCACGAGCCTGAGCATAGACCCCGGCGTGGAAGTTGAAATTACTATGCCAGAAATCTAG